A part of Marinobacter psychrophilus genomic DNA contains:
- the rimK gene encoding 30S ribosomal protein S6--L-glutamate ligase: protein MKIAVLSRNRKLYSTRRLVEEGVNRGHEVRVIDCLHCSMNITSANPAIHYHQQVLEDFDVVIPRIGASVTFYGTAVLRQFEMMGTFPVNESVAITRSRDKLRSLQLLARKGVGMPVTGFANKPDSVPDLLKMVGGAPVVIKLLQGTQGIGVVLAETRTAAESVIEAFMGLKADILVQEFIKEAGGADIRCFVIGDKVIAAMKRQGADGEFRSNLHRGGTASLIRITPDERRTAITAAKAMGLNVAGVDLLRSSRGPLVMEVNSSPGLEGIENATGKNVAGLIMSWIEKNQAPSRTKTRGRG from the coding sequence ATGAAAATTGCCGTGCTATCCCGTAACCGAAAATTGTATTCCACCCGCCGGCTGGTGGAGGAAGGAGTCAACCGCGGCCACGAGGTGCGTGTCATTGACTGCCTACACTGTTCCATGAACATTACCTCGGCAAATCCTGCGATTCATTATCACCAGCAAGTGCTGGAAGATTTTGACGTGGTTATTCCGCGTATCGGTGCGTCAGTCACCTTCTACGGCACAGCGGTATTGCGTCAGTTTGAAATGATGGGCACGTTTCCAGTCAACGAATCGGTCGCCATTACCCGCTCCCGCGACAAACTGCGCTCGCTGCAGTTGTTAGCCCGCAAAGGCGTTGGCATGCCCGTAACCGGTTTTGCCAACAAGCCCGATAGCGTTCCTGATCTGCTAAAAATGGTGGGTGGCGCCCCGGTGGTTATCAAATTGCTGCAAGGTACCCAAGGCATTGGCGTGGTGCTGGCGGAAACACGCACCGCTGCGGAAAGCGTTATTGAAGCGTTTATGGGTTTAAAAGCCGACATACTGGTGCAGGAATTTATCAAGGAAGCCGGCGGCGCCGACATTCGCTGTTTTGTCATAGGCGACAAAGTCATCGCCGCCATGAAACGCCAGGGTGCTGACGGTGAATTCCGTTCTAATTTACACCGCGGCGGCACTGCCTCGTTGATTCGCATTACGCCGGACGAGCGCCGCACCGCGATTACCGCGGCCAAGGCCATGGGCCTGAACGTGGCGGGTGTAGACCTGCTGCGCTCGTCCCGTGGGCCGTTGGTGATGGAAGTAAACTCCTCGCCAGGGCTTGAGGGCATTGAAAATGCTACAGGTAAAAACGTCGCCGGTTTGATCATGAGCTGGATTGAAAAAAATCAGGCCCCCAGTCGCACAAAAACCCGGGGCAGAGGATAA